A window of the Candidatus Tanganyikabacteria bacterium genome harbors these coding sequences:
- a CDS encoding DUF5335 family protein: MKTRQIERAAWDHYFSRLSNVLHEQPPKVTVELASETHGDAILAEHAPLHGILVDPKGSEAGSVGIEVGDNVSGAREVHTVQQVCVIWVAEDDAGNPVAFDIEGQDPGTREAVKAIIRFEER; encoded by the coding sequence ATGAAGACCAGGCAAATCGAGCGTGCGGCCTGGGATCACTACTTCAGCCGGCTCTCCAACGTGCTGCACGAGCAGCCGCCGAAGGTGACGGTCGAACTCGCCAGCGAGACCCACGGAGACGCGATCCTGGCCGAGCACGCCCCCCTGCACGGTATCCTCGTCGACCCCAAGGGCTCGGAGGCCGGATCGGTGGGCATCGAGGTGGGCGACAACGTGTCTGGAGCCAGGGAAGTGCACACGGTCCAGCAGGTCTGCGTCATCTGGGTGGCCGAAGACGACGCGGGCAATCCCGTCGCCTTCGACATCGAGGGCCAGGATCCCGGAACGCGGGAAGCGGTCAAGGCGATCATCCGCTTCGAGGAACGATGA
- a CDS encoding ROK family protein, which yields MTYHFIGLDLGGTKITAGLTDTDCVLGRKIVLPVDRPEDFEDVVEAMADLAREVASPLPAPAILGVGVAVSGLVDRESGVVRWSPNLGWRNAPLRAALARRLPWDVFVGNDMNLATLGEWSQGAGRGACCLLGVFVGTGIGAGLVLDGRPYEGAHGFAGAIGHSCSVALHLGQVGECRTLETWAAGPVLSGRAAEACRTGEAAVMRPDAGGRVSPEEIGRAEAEGDPAALRIVGEAAEALGLAVADASLLVDPERVILGGGVVRAIPTLVARVREVVRRRYPQGHAPPEVVAASLGREAPVVGAAVLVRLGGELRAAARRSRPGDE from the coding sequence ATGACGTACCACTTCATCGGCCTTGATCTCGGCGGGACCAAGATCACCGCCGGGTTGACCGATACGGACTGCGTGCTCGGCCGCAAGATCGTGCTGCCGGTGGACAGGCCGGAAGATTTCGAGGACGTGGTGGAGGCGATGGCCGATCTGGCCCGCGAGGTGGCCTCGCCGCTGCCGGCGCCGGCGATCCTGGGCGTCGGGGTGGCGGTTTCGGGCCTGGTGGATCGGGAGAGCGGGGTGGTGCGCTGGTCGCCCAACCTCGGCTGGCGAAACGCGCCCCTGCGAGCGGCGCTTGCCCGCCGTCTGCCCTGGGACGTGTTCGTGGGCAACGACATGAACCTCGCGACGCTCGGCGAGTGGAGCCAGGGGGCGGGAAGGGGCGCGTGCTGCCTGCTGGGCGTCTTCGTCGGCACCGGCATCGGCGCCGGCCTGGTCCTCGACGGCAGGCCGTACGAGGGGGCGCACGGGTTCGCGGGAGCCATCGGCCATTCGTGCAGCGTGGCCTTGCACCTGGGGCAGGTGGGCGAGTGCCGGACCCTCGAGACCTGGGCGGCCGGGCCGGTGCTCAGCGGCCGCGCCGCGGAAGCGTGCCGCACCGGCGAGGCCGCGGTGATGCGGCCCGACGCCGGCGGGCGGGTATCGCCGGAGGAAATCGGCCGCGCCGAAGCGGAAGGCGATCCGGCAGCGCTGCGAATCGTCGGGGAGGCCGCCGAGGCCCTTGGCCTGGCCGTCGCCGACGCCTCCCTGCTCGTCGATCCGGAGCGCGTGATTCTCGGCGGCGGCGTGGTCCGCGCCATCCCGACGTTGGTGGCGCGCGTGCGCGAGGTGGTCAGGCGGCGTTACCCGCAAGGCCACGCGCCCCCCGAGGTCGTGGCCGCGTCCCTGGGGCGCGAGGCGCCCGTGGTGGGCGCGGCCGTGCTGGTGAGACTGGGCGGCGAACTGCGGGCCGCGGCACGCCGTTCGCGCCCTGGAGATGAGTAG
- a CDS encoding nucleotide exchange factor GrpE, whose product MTLAQGREEEPEVTAEGFVQPIEEAEVRRDREEAVGEAGTSPEALAAEVARVRDQLLRARADLDNWRKNYERELSRALIEQRRTLLLAFLPVADNLGRALAALEGEGDVAAVRKGVAMVRRSFLEALEREGVRPLEARGDAFDPRLHEAVGTRDEAPEHAGRVVAVVEAGFMFDGEILRPARVLVGAGPEATHPERSDSP is encoded by the coding sequence ATGACACTCGCACAAGGCCGCGAAGAGGAGCCCGAGGTCACCGCCGAGGGCTTCGTGCAGCCGATCGAGGAGGCGGAGGTCCGGCGCGATCGCGAGGAGGCCGTCGGCGAGGCGGGGACCTCGCCGGAGGCCCTCGCGGCCGAGGTTGCCCGTGTCCGCGATCAGCTGCTGCGCGCCCGGGCCGACCTCGACAACTGGCGCAAGAATTACGAGCGCGAACTCTCGCGCGCGCTGATCGAGCAGCGCCGTACCCTGCTGCTGGCGTTCCTGCCGGTGGCCGACAATCTGGGCCGGGCCCTCGCGGCCCTGGAGGGCGAGGGAGACGTCGCGGCCGTGCGCAAGGGCGTCGCGATGGTGCGCCGGAGCTTCCTGGAAGCCCTGGAGCGCGAGGGCGTCCGGCCCCTGGAGGCGAGGGGCGATGCATTCGATCCGCGGTTGCACGAGGCGGTGGGCACGCGGGACGAAGCGCCCGAGCATGCCGGACGGGTCGTGGCGGTGGTGGAGGCGGGGTTCATGTTCGACGGCGAGATCCTGCGGCCCGCCCGCGTGCTGGTGGGCGCCGGCCCGGAAGCGACCCACCCGGAAAGGAGCGACTCCCCATGA
- a CDS encoding heavy-metal-associated domain-containing protein, with protein MQTNVTMHEARLAVEELTCKTCVRKVVEALQAVDGVVAVHVLDSPERIDGPADRTLRSDVVIKFVDGRVREQDLARAVRAAGYRVLA; from the coding sequence ATGCAGACGAATGTGACGATGCACGAAGCTCGACTCGCCGTCGAGGAACTCACGTGCAAGACCTGCGTGCGCAAGGTCGTCGAAGCCCTCCAGGCGGTCGACGGCGTGGTGGCGGTCCACGTCCTGGACAGCCCGGAGCGCATCGACGGCCCTGCCGATCGCACGCTGCGGTCGGATGTCGTGATCAAGTTCGTGGACGGCCGCGTCCGCGAACAGGACCTCGCCCGGGCCGTGCGGGCGGCGGGCTACCGGGTGCTGGCCTAG
- a CDS encoding VWD domain-containing protein has translation MAINQIAALTSVPAVKAATLTTAGNALTTTVPATTVAGDVKTTVPGGTTSTVQLEDAKGLTFRSWGDPHEVSGDGLKFDNMGIGYYTALKSASGDLMVVKRQESIPNTGADGSTVNTEAAVKAGDDVVKYNTKNNKLHINDQEVTLKDGETRALPGGGSVTKKGNKITVTSPKGDEITFVDQGKYMDLEGKLSPSRKDGEVTGSLGRFDKDTDASNDLVLRDGTQAKTQAEFIDNWKTNDAENLLTKPAAEFRSPEAKEIAALKKENEALYAQEQKLSDERRPLLAEIAKNEPIYKALKELPDDMLSESDKAFMKKFEDTKAKVEDLSAKIKDLNAKQAENQKKIDALTEIIKLKGENALLYQTEQDKSNERRPLLSQQAEMKDRAEALKALQAEDPNKLSEADLAFLGRYQQILDKINKLNEEIRKLNEQQKANEERIRELDRIAHPDKPVPLAAAPIAGGAIKTAA, from the coding sequence ATGGCTATCAATCAGATTGCGGCGCTTACGAGTGTTCCGGCCGTCAAGGCGGCCACCCTCACGACCGCTGGCAACGCCCTGACCACGACGGTCCCGGCCACGACGGTCGCGGGTGACGTCAAGACGACCGTTCCGGGCGGCACGACGTCCACCGTGCAGCTCGAGGACGCCAAGGGCCTGACCTTCCGGAGCTGGGGGGATCCCCACGAAGTGTCCGGCGACGGCCTCAAGTTCGACAACATGGGCATCGGCTACTACACCGCGCTCAAGAGCGCCTCGGGCGACCTGATGGTGGTCAAGCGCCAGGAGTCGATCCCCAACACCGGCGCCGATGGCAGCACGGTCAACACCGAGGCCGCCGTGAAGGCCGGCGACGATGTCGTGAAGTACAACACCAAGAACAACAAGCTCCACATCAACGACCAGGAAGTCACGCTCAAGGATGGCGAGACCCGCGCCCTGCCCGGCGGCGGCTCGGTCACCAAGAAGGGCAACAAGATCACCGTCACGAGCCCCAAGGGCGACGAGATCACGTTCGTCGACCAGGGCAAGTACATGGACCTCGAGGGCAAGCTCTCGCCCAGCCGCAAGGACGGCGAGGTCACCGGCTCGCTGGGCCGCTTCGACAAGGACACCGACGCCAGCAACGACCTGGTGCTGCGCGACGGTACCCAGGCCAAGACCCAGGCGGAGTTCATCGACAACTGGAAGACCAACGACGCCGAGAATCTGCTGACCAAGCCGGCGGCCGAGTTCCGCTCGCCCGAGGCCAAGGAAATCGCGGCGCTCAAGAAGGAAAACGAGGCGCTCTACGCCCAGGAGCAGAAGCTCAGCGACGAGCGGCGGCCCCTCCTGGCCGAAATCGCCAAGAACGAGCCGATCTACAAGGCCCTCAAGGAACTCCCCGATGACATGCTCTCGGAATCCGACAAGGCCTTCATGAAGAAGTTCGAGGACACCAAGGCGAAGGTCGAGGACCTGTCGGCCAAGATCAAGGATCTCAACGCGAAGCAGGCCGAGAATCAGAAGAAGATCGACGCCCTGACCGAGATCATCAAGCTCAAGGGCGAGAACGCGCTGCTGTACCAGACCGAGCAGGACAAGAGCAACGAGCGCCGGCCCCTCCTCAGCCAGCAGGCCGAGATGAAGGATCGCGCCGAGGCCCTCAAGGCCCTGCAGGCCGAGGATCCCAACAAGCTGTCGGAGGCCGACCTGGCCTTCCTGGGCCGCTATCAGCAGATCCTCGACAAGATCAACAAGCTCAACGAGGAGATCCGCAAGCTCAACGAGCAGCAGAAGGCCAACGAGGAGCGCATCCGCGAACTCGACCGGATCGCCCACCCCGACAAGCCGGTTCCGCTAGCCGCCGCGCCCATCGCGGGCGGGGCCATCAAGACCGCGGCCTGA